One window of Bacillus alkalicellulosilyticus genomic DNA carries:
- the gcvPA gene encoding aminomethyl-transferring glycine dehydrogenase subunit GcvPA yields the protein MTFRYLPMTEQDKTEMLETIGVQSIEELFNDIPDKVRFKGQLNIKEALTEPALVRYLQGLANKNTNIKQMPSFLGAGVYEHYIPSVVDHVISRSEFYTAYTPYQPEISQGELQAIFEFQTMICELTGMDLANSSMYDGPTALAEAAMMSAGQTKKKKVLVSKAVHPEARDVLKTNAKGQNVTVVEIDVQDGVTDLEDLKTKYDSETAAVIVQYPNFFGAIENLAAIEEIAHSEKAMLVVSSNPVALGALKPPGAFGADIVVGDAQPFGIPTQFGGPHCGYFAVTTKLMRKIPGRLVGQTVDDQGQRGFVLTLQAREQHIRREKATSNICSNQALNALAASVAMTAIGKQGVREMAVQNIQKSNYAKTACKEAGINVVFSQPTFNEFVVKLNKPVAEVSRFLFDNGFIAGYDLGRDYPELEGHMLLAVTEIRTKEEIDAFVKQLGAVNN from the coding sequence ATGACATTTCGTTACTTACCAATGACAGAACAAGATAAAACTGAAATGCTAGAAACAATCGGTGTTCAATCCATAGAAGAATTGTTTAATGATATTCCAGATAAAGTGCGTTTCAAAGGTCAACTCAACATTAAGGAAGCTTTAACAGAACCTGCACTTGTACGCTACCTTCAAGGACTTGCAAATAAAAATACAAACATAAAACAAATGCCTTCTTTCTTAGGGGCTGGAGTTTATGAGCATTATATCCCTTCCGTAGTAGACCATGTGATTTCGCGTTCTGAGTTTTATACGGCATATACACCGTATCAGCCAGAAATTTCACAAGGTGAGCTACAAGCGATATTTGAATTTCAAACGATGATATGTGAATTAACAGGCATGGACCTTGCAAACTCTTCCATGTATGATGGTCCAACCGCGTTAGCAGAAGCAGCGATGATGAGTGCTGGTCAGACAAAGAAAAAGAAAGTCCTCGTTTCAAAAGCGGTTCATCCAGAAGCTAGGGACGTCCTAAAGACAAATGCAAAAGGACAAAACGTAACTGTAGTTGAAATTGATGTTCAAGACGGTGTAACGGACCTTGAAGATTTGAAAACTAAATATGACAGTGAAACAGCTGCAGTGATTGTTCAATATCCAAACTTCTTTGGAGCGATTGAAAATCTAGCGGCAATAGAAGAAATTGCTCACTCCGAAAAGGCAATGCTGGTTGTATCAAGTAATCCAGTCGCATTAGGAGCGCTTAAGCCACCAGGAGCATTTGGTGCTGATATCGTAGTAGGAGATGCGCAACCATTTGGAATTCCAACTCAATTTGGTGGACCACACTGTGGTTATTTTGCAGTAACGACAAAATTGATGAGAAAAATACCAGGTCGTTTAGTCGGTCAAACAGTGGATGATCAAGGACAACGTGGATTTGTTTTAACATTACAAGCGCGTGAACAACACATTCGTCGTGAAAAAGCGACTTCAAATATTTGTTCGAACCAAGCATTAAACGCACTAGCCGCATCTGTAGCGATGACAGCTATCGGTAAACAAGGAGTGCGTGAGATGGCGGTTCAAAATATCCAAAAATCAAATTATGCTAAAACAGCATGTAAAGAAGCAGGTATCAATGTGGTGTTCAGCCAACCGACGTTTAACGAGTTTGTGGTGAAGCTAAATAAACCAGTGGCTGAAGTAAGTCGTTTCCTTTTTGACAACGGATTTATTGCTGGGTATGACCTAGGTAGAGATTATCCTGAACTTGAAGGGCATATGCTTCTTGCCGTAACGGAGATTCGAACAAAAGAGGAAATTGATGCATTTGTGAAACAACTTGGGGCGGTGAATAACTAA
- a CDS encoding ABC transporter substrate-binding protein codes for MKKWLTLCVSMILAIGLLAACGGDQTSSDTENDNTDSTDTETTEPSGDVVTLNFFQFKVEIADQLRDMLDEFEAEHPNIKVNLETVGGGADYGAALRAKFASGERPDIFNNGGFNELGLWKEHLADLSDEAWVDHLLPIGKVPMTDEDGKLYGMPVNLEGYGFIYNKDLFAQAGITEAPTNLSELQAAVETLEENGITAFAAGYAEWWVIGQHLLNIPFAQQDDPDAFIQGLMDGTESFVGNEHFEAFQQIVDMELQYGNTNPLTTDYNTQVTLFASGETAMLQQGNWTENMIYEINPDINMAFLPIPINDEADANRIPVGVPNNWVLYKESPHLEEAKLLLDWMVSSDTGKRYMTEEFAFIPAFDNIEPAGLGALGESILEYSVADQTIPWTWFQWPDGANQDFASFIQEYSAGQIEFEQLLESMQASWDDKK; via the coding sequence ATGAAAAAATGGCTAACTCTTTGCGTATCTATGATTCTAGCAATCGGTCTTCTTGCAGCTTGTGGTGGGGATCAAACATCAAGTGATACTGAAAATGACAACACCGATTCTACAGATACAGAAACAACGGAACCATCTGGAGATGTAGTTACATTGAATTTCTTCCAGTTTAAAGTTGAAATTGCTGACCAATTACGTGATATGCTAGATGAATTTGAAGCTGAACATCCAAACATTAAGGTGAATCTTGAAACGGTTGGTGGGGGTGCTGACTATGGTGCAGCTCTTCGTGCAAAGTTTGCTTCTGGAGAAAGACCTGATATTTTTAACAATGGTGGATTTAATGAACTAGGACTTTGGAAAGAACATTTAGCAGACCTTTCTGATGAGGCATGGGTCGATCACCTTCTTCCTATTGGAAAAGTTCCGATGACAGATGAGGATGGTAAGCTTTACGGTATGCCTGTAAACCTTGAAGGATATGGTTTTATCTATAACAAAGATTTGTTCGCACAAGCGGGAATTACAGAAGCTCCAACGAACTTATCTGAGTTACAAGCAGCGGTAGAAACGTTAGAAGAAAACGGAATTACAGCGTTTGCGGCTGGCTATGCTGAATGGTGGGTTATTGGGCAGCATTTACTAAATATTCCTTTTGCTCAACAAGATGATCCAGATGCTTTTATTCAAGGATTAATGGATGGAACAGAATCGTTTGTTGGAAACGAGCATTTTGAAGCATTTCAACAAATCGTTGATATGGAACTACAATACGGGAATACAAACCCACTTACTACGGACTACAACACTCAAGTAACATTGTTTGCTTCTGGTGAAACAGCAATGTTACAGCAAGGAAACTGGACTGAAAATATGATTTATGAAATCAACCCTGATATTAATATGGCGTTCTTACCAATTCCAATTAACGATGAGGCTGATGCAAATCGTATTCCAGTAGGGGTTCCAAATAACTGGGTATTATACAAGGAGTCTCCACATTTAGAAGAAGCGAAATTATTACTAGATTGGATGGTTTCTTCTGATACAGGAAAACGATACATGACAGAAGAATTTGCTTTCATCCCTGCTTTTGACAATATTGAGCCAGCTGGGCTTGGGGCATTAGGTGAGTCTATTCTTGAGTACTCAGTCGCTGACCAAACAATCCCATGGACATGGTTCCAATGGCCAGATGGAGCAAACCAAGACTTTGCTTCATTCATCCAAGAATACTCTGCGGGTCAAATCGAATTTGAGCAATTGCTAGAATCGATGCAAGCATCATGGGATGACAAAAAATAA
- a CDS encoding DEAD/DEAH box helicase, giving the protein MNIEIDFSTAWHDEFLSRLNEDGPWGHWDLFQLAYEAEQHLSIPEFDGLQAPKHLPQLEPYPHQIEVAKTVIENMNGKAILADEVGLGKTIEAGLILKEYMIRGLAKKVLILVPASLVSQWAYELNQKFHIPAMAQKKAYVWEQYDVVVASIDTAKRQPHFDIVMNQDYDLIIIDEAHKLKNPKTKNYEFVKNLKKKFCLLLTATPVQNKLEEIFNLVSLLKPGHLGDLSSFEKSFRSNKRSPKNEEQLRELVNKVMVRNRREETGITWTKRIVETVPITFSKEERELYTAISELKHNKSMVTNHFSLLTLQREICSSREATFMTLKNMIEKAQQEGQTVPVAEKFIEMIGNITTNSKAEKALEIIKGIDGKVIIFTEYRATQLYLQWFLKQNGITSVPFRGGFKRGKKDWMRQLFQNNAQVLIATEAGGEGINLQFCSHIINYDLPWNPMRIEQRIGRIHRLGQKNDVRIYNFAVEDTVEQHILKLLYEKINLFESVIGELDDILSKLEIPSLEDHVNDILLNSDSDGEIKIKMDHLSAIINDLAEEEDDDHATASNS; this is encoded by the coding sequence ATGAATATAGAAATTGATTTTTCTACAGCGTGGCATGACGAATTTCTTTCCAGGCTGAATGAGGATGGGCCTTGGGGACATTGGGATTTGTTCCAACTAGCCTATGAGGCTGAGCAGCATTTATCAATTCCTGAATTTGATGGATTGCAGGCTCCAAAGCATCTACCTCAATTAGAGCCATACCCCCACCAAATTGAAGTGGCTAAAACAGTCATTGAAAATATGAATGGTAAAGCTATTCTAGCGGATGAGGTGGGACTTGGAAAGACGATTGAAGCTGGACTAATCTTAAAGGAGTATATGATTAGAGGATTAGCTAAAAAAGTATTGATATTAGTTCCAGCTTCGTTAGTCTCTCAATGGGCCTATGAATTAAATCAAAAGTTCCATATTCCTGCAATGGCTCAGAAAAAAGCATATGTATGGGAACAATATGATGTGGTTGTTGCCTCTATTGATACAGCTAAACGTCAGCCGCATTTTGATATCGTCATGAACCAAGACTATGATTTAATCATCATTGATGAAGCACATAAACTTAAAAATCCTAAAACTAAAAATTATGAGTTTGTGAAAAACCTTAAAAAGAAGTTCTGCCTTTTATTAACCGCAACACCTGTCCAAAATAAACTAGAGGAAATCTTTAATCTCGTCTCTCTATTAAAACCAGGTCATCTTGGAGATTTATCAAGCTTTGAAAAATCGTTTCGCTCTAATAAGCGGTCACCAAAAAACGAAGAGCAACTTCGTGAGTTGGTTAACAAGGTCATGGTCCGAAATCGACGGGAAGAAACAGGAATTACATGGACAAAACGAATCGTTGAAACCGTTCCGATTACATTTAGCAAAGAAGAACGAGAGCTTTATACTGCGATTAGCGAGTTGAAGCACAATAAATCGATGGTCACAAACCATTTTTCTTTGCTTACGTTACAGCGAGAGATTTGTTCAAGTCGAGAAGCTACGTTTATGACTTTAAAAAACATGATAGAAAAAGCACAACAAGAAGGACAAACGGTTCCTGTGGCGGAGAAGTTTATTGAAATGATTGGAAACATAACGACCAATTCAAAAGCGGAAAAAGCCCTTGAAATCATTAAAGGAATCGATGGTAAGGTTATCATTTTTACCGAATATCGTGCTACTCAATTATATTTGCAATGGTTCCTTAAACAAAACGGAATTACTTCTGTACCGTTTAGAGGTGGATTCAAACGAGGGAAAAAAGATTGGATGAGGCAACTCTTTCAAAATAATGCTCAGGTGTTAATTGCGACCGAAGCAGGTGGAGAAGGAATTAACCTGCAATTCTGTAGTCATATCATTAACTACGACTTGCCTTGGAATCCAATGCGTATTGAACAACGAATTGGTCGTATCCATCGCCTTGGTCAAAAAAATGATGTTCGCATTTATAATTTTGCTGTGGAAGACACCGTGGAACAGCATATTTTAAAGCTTCTCTATGAAAAAATTAATTTATTTGAAAGCGTCATTGGCGAGCTTGATGATATTTTATCAAAGCTTGAAATTCCGTCACTTGAAGACCATGTAAATGACATTTTACTCAACTCGGATTCTGATGGAGAAATTAAAATCAAAATGGATCATTTAAGCGCGATTATCAATGATTTGGCTGAAGAGGAGGACGATGACCATGCAACAGCATCAAATTCATAA
- a CDS encoding lipoate--protein ligase family protein — MALDEALLTWHSQGKIPPTIRFYGWDPATLSIGYFQKVEKEINLEAVKQYNLGFVRRPTGGRGVLHDKELTYSVIVSEEHPDMPASVTEAYRVISQGLLEGFRKVGLDAYFAIPKTKEEQEALKNPRSAVCFDAPSWYELVVEGRKVAGSAQTRQKGVILQHGSIILDIDEDKLFDLFLYSSDRVRERLQRNFKNKAVAINALRETPLSYEEAKIAFRDGFEKGLNIHLEEYRLTQEQTDEVERIQKDRYENEEWNFRR; from the coding sequence ATGGCGTTAGATGAAGCACTGCTAACCTGGCATAGCCAAGGTAAAATCCCACCTACGATCCGATTTTATGGATGGGACCCAGCTACGTTATCCATTGGCTACTTTCAAAAGGTAGAAAAGGAAATTAACCTTGAAGCAGTAAAACAATATAATCTTGGTTTTGTTCGAAGGCCAACAGGTGGAAGAGGTGTACTACACGATAAAGAACTAACGTACAGTGTCATTGTATCTGAAGAACACCCTGACATGCCAGCATCCGTTACAGAAGCATATCGTGTCATATCACAAGGGCTATTAGAAGGATTTAGAAAAGTAGGGTTAGACGCTTATTTTGCTATTCCTAAGACAAAAGAAGAGCAAGAAGCTTTGAAAAATCCACGGTCTGCGGTATGCTTTGATGCCCCGTCCTGGTATGAGCTCGTTGTCGAAGGACGGAAAGTGGCGGGCAGTGCACAGACTAGACAAAAGGGTGTAATCCTTCAGCATGGTTCGATAATATTAGATATTGATGAGGATAAATTGTTTGATTTGTTTTTATATTCTAGTGACCGAGTAAGAGAACGATTGCAACGAAACTTTAAAAATAAAGCAGTCGCCATAAATGCTCTCCGAGAAACGCCACTATCGTACGAAGAAGCTAAGATCGCTTTTCGTGATGGTTTTGAAAAAGGTTTGAATATTCACCTAGAGGAATATAGGTTAACGCAAGAACAAACTGATGAAGTCGAACGTATACAAAAAGATAGATATGAAAATGAAGAGTGGAATTTTCGCAGGTGA
- a CDS encoding carbohydrate ABC transporter permease, whose translation MNQSQETKVETDVHVSTQPTKKIKWDRVLTYAAFVGPALILFLTIQIVPFFMGVYYSFTSWNGVSSVVEWVGLENYKRIFTNDQRFFNSFMFTTKFMIAAVIISNVVGFGLALLLNAALKTKNVLRTVFFIPNVIGGLLLGFIWQFIFVRGFAAIGDLTNLGFFQKPWLGDAETAFWGIVIVFAWQISGYMMVIYIAALQGVDNSLLEAARIDGANSFTLLTKIIVPLIVPAFTICFFLTISMAFKIFDLNISLTGGGPFNSTQSVAINIYQEAFTNNNYGIGSAKSIIFFLIVAIATTIQVMITKKREVEA comes from the coding sequence GTGAATCAGTCCCAAGAAACAAAAGTCGAAACAGACGTCCACGTCTCTACACAACCGACCAAGAAAATAAAATGGGATCGAGTCTTAACCTACGCTGCATTTGTAGGACCTGCCCTTATTTTGTTTTTAACGATTCAAATCGTGCCCTTTTTCATGGGAGTTTATTATTCCTTTACATCATGGAACGGTGTAAGCTCAGTCGTTGAGTGGGTAGGACTCGAAAATTACAAACGTATTTTTACAAACGACCAGCGTTTCTTTAATTCCTTTATGTTTACAACAAAATTTATGATAGCTGCGGTGATCATAAGTAATGTTGTTGGTTTTGGATTAGCTTTACTATTAAACGCTGCATTGAAAACCAAAAATGTGTTACGGACTGTGTTCTTTATTCCTAATGTTATTGGCGGATTATTACTCGGATTCATATGGCAGTTTATTTTTGTCAGAGGATTTGCGGCGATTGGGGATTTAACAAATCTAGGATTCTTTCAAAAACCTTGGTTAGGGGATGCAGAGACAGCTTTTTGGGGCATCGTAATTGTGTTCGCGTGGCAAATCAGTGGGTATATGATGGTTATCTATATTGCAGCGTTACAGGGCGTTGACAATTCTCTCTTAGAAGCAGCTAGAATTGATGGTGCGAATTCTTTTACCTTACTTACAAAAATAATTGTTCCATTAATTGTTCCAGCGTTTACAATTTGTTTTTTCTTAACGATATCAATGGCATTTAAAATCTTTGATTTGAATATCTCGCTTACCGGTGGTGGACCTTTTAACTCTACGCAATCGGTTGCAATTAATATTTACCAAGAGGCTTTTACAAATAACAACTATGGAATTGGGTCTGCTAAATCAATTATTTTCTTCCTCATTGTTGCCATTGCAACGACAATTCAGGTGATGATTACGAAGAAGAGGGAGGTTGAGGCCTAA
- the gcvT gene encoding glycine cleavage system aminomethyltransferase GcvT, which yields MSGNRTPLYDLYQQYGGKTIDFGGWDLPVQFSSIKEEHEAVRTKAGLFDVSHMGEVEVKGEKALDFLQYVLTNDVSTLQDGQALYTVMCYENGGTVDDLLVYKRADQDYLLVVNAANIETDVAWLHSHVIDGVTITNISNDIALLALQGPVAEEVIQKMTSTNVSEISFFRFKEDVELAGKKVLLSRTGYTGEDGFEIYCQAEDAPHLWDVILAEGKDSGVVPVGLGARDTLRFEARLPLYGQELSKDISPLEAGIGFAVKLKKSVDFIGKAALTEQKEQGVPRKLVGIEMIDKGIPRTGYEVFVDDKQVGVVTTGTQSPTLKLNVGLVLLDSEYANLDQEVEVQIRKKRLKAKVVKTPFYKR from the coding sequence ATGAGTGGAAACCGAACACCGTTATACGACCTTTACCAACAATATGGTGGAAAAACGATTGATTTTGGAGGATGGGATCTTCCTGTTCAATTTTCTAGTATTAAAGAAGAACATGAAGCGGTTAGAACAAAAGCTGGACTTTTCGATGTCTCTCATATGGGGGAAGTAGAAGTAAAAGGGGAAAAAGCATTAGATTTTTTGCAATACGTTCTGACGAATGATGTCTCGACGTTACAAGATGGCCAGGCACTTTATACGGTCATGTGTTATGAAAACGGAGGAACAGTTGATGACTTACTTGTCTATAAACGGGCGGACCAAGATTACCTTCTTGTTGTAAATGCAGCAAACATAGAAACAGATGTGGCTTGGTTACATTCCCATGTCATCGATGGGGTTACAATTACTAATATTTCAAATGACATTGCGCTTTTAGCGTTACAAGGACCTGTGGCTGAAGAAGTCATTCAGAAAATGACGAGTACAAATGTATCTGAGATATCATTTTTTAGATTTAAAGAAGATGTTGAACTTGCTGGGAAAAAGGTACTTCTGTCTAGAACAGGATATACCGGGGAAGATGGCTTTGAAATTTACTGTCAAGCTGAAGATGCTCCTCATTTGTGGGATGTGATCTTAGCTGAAGGAAAAGATAGTGGAGTTGTACCTGTTGGATTAGGGGCTAGAGATACACTACGATTTGAAGCGAGATTGCCGTTATATGGGCAAGAGCTATCTAAAGATATTTCTCCACTTGAAGCAGGGATTGGCTTTGCGGTAAAACTTAAAAAATCAGTTGATTTCATTGGGAAAGCAGCATTAACCGAGCAAAAAGAACAAGGTGTCCCACGTAAACTCGTAGGAATTGAAATGATTGATAAAGGAATTCCACGTACAGGGTATGAAGTCTTTGTAGATGATAAACAAGTAGGAGTTGTGACAACAGGTACACAATCACCAACTCTAAAGCTAAATGTTGGCCTTGTTTTACTAGATAGCGAATATGCCAACCTTGACCAAGAAGTAGAAGTGCAAATTCGAAAAAAGCGCTTAAAAGCAAAAGTAGTGAAAACACCTTTTTACAAGAGATAA
- a CDS encoding rhodanese-like domain-containing protein produces the protein MDIILWVIIAAFLGYWITKRLITPKYLTPLTQDDFIKGYRKAQLIDVREQREFEGGHILGARNIPLTQLKQRMNEIRPDQPVYLYCQSGARCKQAATVLKKKRGVEDLYHLKGGFRKWTGKVKKK, from the coding sequence ATGGATATTATTTTATGGGTAATAATTGCAGCTTTTCTCGGATACTGGATTACAAAACGTTTAATCACACCAAAGTATTTAACTCCATTAACACAAGATGATTTTATTAAAGGATATCGAAAGGCCCAACTTATTGATGTCCGTGAACAACGAGAATTTGAAGGAGGACATATTTTAGGTGCTCGTAACATACCTCTGACACAACTGAAACAACGAATGAATGAAATTCGCCCAGACCAGCCTGTCTACTTATATTGCCAGTCTGGAGCACGCTGTAAACAAGCAGCTACTGTATTAAAGAAGAAACGTGGCGTAGAAGATTTATACCATTTAAAAGGCGGATTCCGCAAATGGACCGGTAAAGTGAAGAAGAAATAA
- a CDS encoding carbohydrate ABC transporter permease, which translates to MNPKYTKTTFVLEIFGILLAILFLVPFYFVFVNSVKSFSAILIDAAAWPEQFLFSNYVKVWEIINFPTALFNSFIITAISITGLVIISSMAAWKLVRSPGRLSTFLFILFVSAMVIPFQTVMIPLVKLGGFLGIMNSIPGIIIMYFGFGVPLCIFLFHGFVKTVPTEIEESARIDGCSQFGVFWKIVFPLLKPITVTVIILNTLWIWNDYLLPLLVLQDASLRTIPLAASSFFAQYTKQWDMGLAALVLGITPIIIFFLFLQKHIIKGIAQGSIK; encoded by the coding sequence ATGAATCCTAAGTACACAAAGACAACATTCGTCTTAGAAATATTTGGAATATTACTAGCCATTCTCTTTTTAGTTCCCTTTTATTTCGTCTTTGTCAATTCAGTAAAAAGTTTTTCAGCGATATTAATAGATGCAGCAGCATGGCCTGAACAATTTTTATTTTCAAACTACGTGAAAGTATGGGAGATTATTAATTTTCCAACGGCGTTGTTTAATTCTTTTATCATTACAGCGATAAGTATTACTGGTTTAGTCATCATTAGTTCAATGGCGGCTTGGAAGCTTGTTCGTTCTCCTGGGCGTTTAAGTACATTTCTGTTTATCCTGTTTGTATCAGCGATGGTCATTCCGTTTCAAACGGTGATGATTCCGCTCGTCAAGCTTGGAGGGTTTTTAGGAATTATGAATAGCATACCAGGAATTATCATTATGTATTTTGGGTTTGGCGTTCCGCTATGTATCTTTTTATTTCATGGTTTTGTGAAAACGGTTCCTACAGAAATCGAAGAATCTGCAAGAATAGATGGTTGTTCACAATTTGGTGTGTTTTGGAAAATTGTATTTCCATTGTTAAAACCAATTACAGTGACAGTGATTATTCTCAATACATTATGGATTTGGAATGATTACCTTTTACCACTCCTAGTGTTGCAAGATGCGTCTTTACGGACAATTCCATTAGCGGCAAGTTCGTTCTTTGCTCAATATACAAAGCAATGGGATATGGGTCTTGCTGCACTAGTGCTTGGGATTACACCAATTATTATTTTCTTCTTGTTTTTACAAAAGCACATTATTAAAGGAATAGCACAAGGTTCCATTAAATAA
- the gcvPB gene encoding aminomethyl-transferring glycine dehydrogenase subunit GcvPB, whose product MSNQPLIFELSKEGRIGHSLPELDIPEQSLEDLIPSEFIRTEDPGLPEVSELQLMRHYTALSKRNHGVDSGFYPLGSCTMKYNPKINEDVARFEGFAHVHPLQDEYQVQGALELLYELQTSLAEITGMDEVTLQPAAGAHGEWTALMMIRAFHEANGDVERTKVIVPDSAHGTNPASATVAGFDSVTVRTNEQGLVDLDHLREVVGPDTAALMLTNPNTLGLFEEYIIEMAAIIHEAGGKLYYDGANSNAILGIARPGDMGFDAVHLNLHKTFTGPHGGGGPGSGPVGVKKDLIPFLPKPVIVKNGDTYSLDYNRPQTIGRVKPYYGNFGINVRAYTYIRTMGPEGLRLVSEYAVLNANYMMRRLEPYFDLPYTQHCKHEFVLSGRRQKKLGVRTLDIAKRLLDFGYHPPTIYFPLNVEECMMIEPTETESKETLDEFIEAMIQIAKETEENPEIVQEAPHHTVIGRLDETTAARKPVLRYQK is encoded by the coding sequence ATGAGTAATCAACCATTAATTTTTGAACTTAGTAAAGAAGGTCGTATCGGACATAGCTTACCAGAACTAGACATTCCGGAACAATCACTTGAAGATTTAATCCCAAGCGAATTTATCCGTACAGAAGATCCTGGTCTTCCAGAAGTATCAGAACTTCAATTAATGCGCCATTATACAGCTTTATCTAAGCGAAATCATGGTGTCGATTCAGGTTTTTATCCACTAGGATCATGTACGATGAAGTACAATCCAAAAATTAATGAGGATGTTGCGCGTTTTGAAGGATTCGCTCACGTTCACCCTCTACAAGATGAATACCAAGTGCAAGGCGCACTTGAACTATTATATGAACTGCAAACTTCATTAGCAGAAATTACAGGAATGGATGAAGTGACTCTTCAACCAGCAGCTGGAGCACACGGGGAATGGACGGCTTTAATGATGATTCGTGCCTTCCACGAAGCAAATGGAGACGTCGAGCGTACAAAAGTTATCGTGCCAGACTCGGCTCATGGTACGAATCCAGCATCAGCGACAGTTGCAGGATTTGATTCTGTGACAGTACGAACAAACGAACAAGGCCTAGTTGATCTTGATCATCTACGAGAAGTGGTTGGACCAGATACAGCAGCATTAATGCTGACAAACCCGAATACACTAGGGCTTTTTGAAGAATATATTATAGAAATGGCAGCGATTATCCATGAAGCAGGTGGAAAATTATATTATGATGGAGCCAACTCCAATGCGATTTTAGGAATTGCTAGACCTGGAGACATGGGCTTTGATGCCGTTCATTTAAATTTACACAAAACATTCACTGGTCCACACGGTGGTGGCGGCCCAGGTTCTGGTCCAGTCGGCGTAAAGAAAGACTTAATTCCATTTTTACCGAAGCCTGTTATTGTAAAAAACGGTGATACGTATAGTCTTGATTATAACCGTCCGCAAACGATTGGCCGAGTAAAGCCGTATTACGGAAACTTCGGAATCAATGTACGTGCGTATACGTATATCCGAACGATGGGACCAGAAGGATTACGCCTTGTTTCTGAATATGCCGTATTAAATGCAAACTATATGATGAGACGATTAGAGCCGTATTTTGATTTACCGTACACACAGCACTGTAAACATGAATTTGTGCTATCAGGCAGACGTCAGAAAAAGCTTGGTGTTCGTACGCTAGACATCGCAAAACGTTTACTAGACTTTGGTTATCATCCACCAACGATCTACTTCCCATTAAATGTAGAGGAATGTATGATGATTGAGCCAACCGAAACAGAATCAAAAGAAACGCTCGATGAATTTATTGAAGCAATGATTCAAATTGCCAAAGAAACAGAAGAAAATCCAGAAATCGTGCAAGAAGCACCACACCATACGGTTATTGGACGCCTAGATGAAACAACTGCAGCCAGGAAACCAGTGTTACGTTACCAAAAGTAA